Proteins encoded together in one Lachnospiraceae bacterium JLR.KK008 window:
- a CDS encoding sporulation protein YqfD, with amino-acid sequence MEKFFHYLRGYMRIKVWGYSPERFMNLCSNRNILLWDIANHGAFYTMCISISGFRELRPVTKKTKTRVAILQKYGLPFLIPRMRKRSIFILGLLGCLLFLHGTSYYIWTIEITGNSGLTTDVLMDFLEENEIRCGSKKKDLDIEILEKAIRQEFAIVTWTSARLDGTKLVIQIKENSRGTPVIEAAESEGMDLKATKNGKIVRMVTRSGVPLVKIEDEVEPGEILVSGAVPVYGEDAAVKDYLFCKADADIYLQCSYRYEEKLPISYQCKVYTGNVKEVPYLRVFEKELRMPGIHIEFDRSDCLVNENRLEVLKDLSLPVSLGSYCYREYELLEKKYTDEQAKQLCQEKLDRVVETLEEKGVQIIQKDVKIVKDSVHYVMEADFVVVEKTGTLVATETVLPSDTEDGTQVTEE; translated from the coding sequence ACATTGCCAATCATGGGGCGTTTTATACGATGTGCATCAGCATTTCCGGTTTTCGGGAACTGAGACCTGTGACAAAGAAGACAAAGACAAGGGTAGCCATTTTACAAAAATATGGACTGCCCTTTTTGATTCCCCGCATGAGAAAACGGAGTATTTTTATTTTAGGACTTCTGGGTTGTCTTTTATTTCTTCATGGAACGTCTTATTACATATGGACGATTGAGATTACGGGCAACAGCGGTCTGACGACGGATGTGCTGATGGATTTTCTGGAGGAGAATGAGATCCGGTGCGGCAGCAAAAAGAAAGATCTGGACATTGAGATACTGGAAAAGGCGATCCGTCAGGAGTTTGCCATCGTCACATGGACTTCCGCGAGACTGGACGGTACGAAACTTGTGATCCAGATCAAGGAAAACAGCAGAGGCACACCGGTGATTGAGGCAGCGGAGAGCGAGGGTATGGACTTGAAGGCCACCAAGAACGGGAAGATCGTGCGTATGGTCACAAGGAGTGGCGTACCGCTTGTGAAAATTGAGGACGAGGTGGAGCCGGGAGAAATCCTTGTCAGCGGCGCAGTGCCTGTCTACGGGGAGGATGCGGCTGTGAAGGACTATCTGTTCTGTAAAGCCGATGCGGATATTTATCTGCAATGCAGCTATCGCTATGAAGAAAAACTTCCCATATCCTACCAGTGCAAAGTCTATACCGGTAATGTGAAAGAGGTCCCGTATCTGCGCGTTTTTGAGAAGGAACTGCGTATGCCGGGGATCCACATTGAATTTGACAGAAGCGACTGCCTTGTGAATGAAAACAGACTTGAAGTGCTGAAAGATCTGTCTCTCCCCGTCAGCCTGGGCAGTTACTGTTACCGGGAATATGAATTGCTGGAGAAAAAATATACGGATGAACAGGCGAAACAGTTATGTCAGGAAAAATTAGACCGTGTCGTGGAAACTTTAGAAGAAAAGGGGGTACAAATTATTCAAAAAGATGTTAAAATAGTAAAAGATTCCGTGCACTATGTGATGGAGGCGGATTTTGTCGTTGTGGAAAAGACAGGGACGCTTGTGGCGACGGAGACAGTACTGCCTTCCGATACGGAAGACGGCACACAGGTTACGGAGGAGTAA